Within Acidobacteriota bacterium, the genomic segment TTTCCGCTGCATTGATGGTCACGGCTTTGAGCGCGTCCTCTTTCGATAAGCCGAAAGCCGCAGCCATGCCTGCGTGATAGGGCAGGTTGCGCACATACGCCGAATCCGCAGTTTGAAACGCAATCTTGACGCCCGCTTTGACCAGCAATCCGGGATTGGTGAACGGCGCATCGTAACCGTCGTCTTCGTTCGACGGGAAACGCAGAATCGGTCCAACAATGACCGGCACGTTATTCGCTTTGAGCAACTCGGCAACCTGATTGGCTTCGACGCCGCCGGAGATGATCAGTTTCAAGCCCAACTCTTTGGCGAATTCAACGGCGCGTTTGATGTCGCGGGCGCTGTTGGCATTAACCACCACGGGTATTTGCCCGCGCACCACGGGAATCAAGGCATCCTTTTTCAAATCGACATCGAGTTTCGGAAGACTGGCATCTTTGGCGCGGGCGTCTTTGGCATCGCCATAGGCTTTGGCGTCAAGCAAGGTTTTTTTCAATCCTTCGATTTGCCGGTCTTGTTGACGGCGCAACTCGGTAATCGAACGTTGCCCGCCGCCGAACCCGCCGAATCCGCCACCGCGTCCACCACCTGCGCCGGGCCAGTTGATGTGCATTGCCACAGGGGTTTTCAAAGTCAACTCTTTCCATGTCCAACCATCGAGATTGATGAGCGCGCTTTGCCCGGCAATGGTGCCGCCTTGCGGAGCGCTGAGCGTCGTGGTGATGCCGTTCACGCGAGCCACCGGAATGTGTGAGCTTTCGGCGTGAATGGACACATTGACGTGAACGTTGGCATTGTTGTCGCTGATTTCCGAAGTGTCTTGACCGCCGGCAACCGAACCGATTTCTTCAAGTCCCATTGTGGTGCCTGAATCAATCATGCCGGGGTAAACCGAAAGCCCTGTGCCGTCGATGACTTTGGCTCCCGATGGCACGGCAACGCCTGCGCCAACTGCCGCGATTTTACCGTTCTGAATAACCACAGTGCCTTTTTCAATGGTCGCGCCGGTGACCGTGACAATCCTGGCATTGCGAATCGCATAGGTATCATTCGCTTGCGCAGCAGTTTGAAACGGCGCAAGGCAAACGGTCATCAAAAACATTGCGAGTACGAAAAAAGCCTTGATTTTATTGGTCATTTCGCACCTCCATCTTCCGGGTGGTGATGACCGTCAATGATTTCTTCGTCATTCGGCATCGGCGTCGTCGGTTGCGGTCTGCCGACAGGCGTGGTGCCGCGAGTCTCGCGCTCTTTCTTCTTCAACTCTTCTTTTTCTTTCTTTATCGCCTCGCGCATTTCCAAATCTTTTTGACGGTCGAAATAAACTTCGCCTTCGATGATGGTCATTTCAACTCGCGAATAGACCGAGAACGGATGACCGTTGAAAATCGCGAAGTCGGCATCTTTGCCAACATCAATCGAGCCTGTACGCTTATCGATTTTGAGTTGCATCGCGGGATTGAGGGTGATGGTTCTGAGCGCCTGTTCTTCCGTGAGTCCGCCATACTTCATGGTCTTTGCGGCTTCGAGGTAAAGGCGACGCGCATGTTCGTCGGAATCCGAATTGATGGAAACGACGACGCCTTTGTTGGTCATAATCGCCGCGTTGTAGGGAATCGCGTCGTAGGCTTCGAGTTTATACGCCCACCAATCCGAGAAGGTCGAACCGCCTGTGCCGTGCGCGGCAATCTCTTTGGCAACTTTGTAACCTTCGAGGACGTGTTGCAAGGTGGTGACTTTGAAACCGAGTTCGTCGCCGAGTTCCAGTAACATCTGAATTTCATCGGCGCGATAGCAATGCGAATGGAGCAAGCGTTTGCCTTGCAGAATTTCTACGAGGGCTTCAAGTTGTAAATCGCGACGCGGCGCAACCGCATTCGGGTCTTTGCCTTTCGCGGCTTCGTATTCCTGCCAGTCGCGCATATATTCTTTGGCGCGAATGAAGGCTTCGCGAATAACCTCCTCAACCCCCATGCGGGTGCCGGGATAACGACGTTGTTGACCGGGAATGATGGCATTACTGTTCGAGCGTTTGGGATTTTCACCGAGCGCGAATTTGATGCCTGGCAACGCATCTTTAATGAACCATTCGTCAACCGGTTTGCCTTTTTTCAATTTGATTACCGCGTTTTGTCCGCCGATGGCATTCGCCGAACCGTGCAACACATTGCAGGTTACGAGTCCGCCAGCGAGTTCGCGATAGACGTTGACTGCATAAGGGTCAATCACATCCTGTATGCGAACCATTGAAGTCACGGACAATGAGCCTTCGTTGACGCTGCCTTCAACGGCAGTGTGTGAGTGGCAATCGATGATGCCCGGCGTAACATATTTGCCGGTGGCGTCAATGACCACTGCGTTGGAGTCTGTGGAGTTGACATTGGCGCCGACCGCCGCGATTTTGCCATCGCGCACCAG encodes:
- a CDS encoding amidohydrolase family protein; protein product: MKTKIYAGISLILILVMAFPVFAKTTKRKATRTAQPNTATMQRSGSREMLIKNATIMTASHGTIKNGSILVRDGKIAAVGANVNSTDSNAVVIDATGKYVTPGIIDCHSHTAVEGSVNEGSLSVTSMVRIQDVIDPYAVNVYRELAGGLVTCNVLHGSANAIGGQNAVIKLKKGKPVDEWFIKDALPGIKFALGENPKRSNSNAIIPGQQRRYPGTRMGVEEVIREAFIRAKEYMRDWQEYEAAKGKDPNAVAPRRDLQLEALVEILQGKRLLHSHCYRADEIQMLLELGDELGFKVTTLQHVLEGYKVAKEIAAHGTGGSTFSDWWAYKLEAYDAIPYNAAIMTNKGVVVSINSDSDEHARRLYLEAAKTMKYGGLTEEQALRTITLNPAMQLKIDKRTGSIDVGKDADFAIFNGHPFSVYSRVEMTIIEGEVYFDRQKDLEMREAIKKEKEELKKKERETRGTTPVGRPQPTTPMPNDEEIIDGHHHPEDGGAK
- a CDS encoding amidohydrolase family protein, giving the protein MTNKIKAFFVLAMFLMTVCLAPFQTAAQANDTYAIRNARIVTVTGATIEKGTVVIQNGKIAAVGAGVAVPSGAKVIDGTGLSVYPGMIDSGTTMGLEEIGSVAGGQDTSEISDNNANVHVNVSIHAESSHIPVARVNGITTTLSAPQGGTIAGQSALINLDGWTWKELTLKTPVAMHINWPGAGGGRGGGFGGFGGGQRSITELRRQQDRQIEGLKKTLLDAKAYGDAKDARAKDASLPKLDVDLKKDALIPVVRGQIPVVVNANSARDIKRAVEFAKELGLKLIISGGVEANQVAELLKANNVPVIVGPILRFPSNEDDGYDAPFTNPGLLVKAGVKIAFQTADSAYVRNLPYHAGMAAAFGLSKEDALKAVTINAAEIWGVADKIGSIETGKIANLIVTDGDPLEILTQIKYLFINGKQVPLTSKHTELNDKYKARP